A stretch of Nitrospira sp. DNA encodes these proteins:
- a CDS encoding Ppx/GppA phosphatase family protein translates to MTQSPARTLRLAGIDIGTLTCRLLIADLPTGTPLKELYSDRRILRLGEGVDQARRLSSAAMDRVIHCLREWNTIIESYHVDGIAVVATSAVRDAANRAEFLDRVKREAGFDVEVISGDEEAKRTLLGIRSGLPAGVTDMLALDIGGGSTEFILDRPGQAPIVRSIDIGVVRLCERLLHHDPPTSEELQQARDWVARETKAAVAEMKGYETATFVGTAGTITSLAAMAQRLPAYEPARIHNYRLTLSTVQELEQTLLSRKKADRMGLPGLEKNREEVIAAGAIIICTIMETLGMASVLVSDLGLREGALINVAMRGSI, encoded by the coding sequence ATGACTCAATCGCCTGCCCGCACCCTTCGATTGGCCGGCATCGATATTGGCACGCTGACCTGCCGGCTGCTCATCGCTGATTTGCCGACCGGCACTCCTCTGAAAGAACTTTATTCAGACCGGCGCATCCTTCGCCTGGGCGAAGGCGTCGATCAGGCGAGGCGGTTGAGCTCTGCCGCGATGGATCGGGTGATTCACTGTTTGCGGGAGTGGAATACGATTATTGAGAGCTACCATGTAGATGGCATTGCCGTCGTGGCCACGAGCGCCGTCCGCGATGCGGCCAATCGCGCTGAGTTTTTGGATCGTGTGAAGCGCGAAGCCGGATTCGATGTCGAAGTGATCAGCGGCGATGAAGAAGCGAAGCGCACCTTGCTCGGCATTCGCTCCGGTCTTCCTGCCGGCGTGACTGATATGCTGGCGCTGGACATCGGCGGCGGGAGCACCGAGTTCATCCTGGATCGGCCAGGCCAGGCCCCGATCGTCCGCTCCATCGACATCGGTGTGGTGCGTCTGTGCGAGAGGCTGCTTCACCATGATCCTCCAACGAGCGAAGAGCTTCAGCAGGCAAGGGACTGGGTGGCACGGGAAACCAAGGCCGCTGTCGCCGAGATGAAGGGCTACGAGACCGCCACCTTCGTGGGAACCGCCGGAACCATTACCTCCCTCGCCGCAATGGCGCAGAGGCTGCCCGCCTACGAACCGGCCCGCATCCACAATTATCGCCTGACGCTCTCAACCGTTCAGGAACTCGAACAGACTCTGCTGAGCCGTAAGAAGGCCGACCGTATGGGCCTGCCTGGCCTGGAAAAGAACCGCGAAGAAGTCATCGCCGCCGGCGCCATCATCATCTGCACGATCATGGAGACGCTGGGGATGGCGAGCGTACTGGTGAGTGACTTGGGGTTGAGGGAAGGGGCGTTGATTAATGTGGCAATGCGAGGGTCTATTTAA
- a CDS encoding HigA family addiction module antitoxin: MVRARITPVHPGVYLREILEELCLSQYRLAQELGVPAMRISHVVRGQRSMTAELALRLGRYLGQSPQYWLHLQSRYDLEVAEDQIGLRVMKEVRRSKAVA; the protein is encoded by the coding sequence ATGGTGAGAGCACGTATCACCCCAGTACATCCTGGTGTCTACCTTAGGGAGATCCTTGAAGAGCTATGCTTGTCGCAGTATCGACTGGCTCAGGAACTTGGCGTTCCTGCTATGCGCATTAGCCATGTGGTGCGTGGGCAGCGGTCTATGACGGCAGAGTTGGCGTTACGCCTGGGCCGCTATCTCGGCCAGAGTCCGCAGTATTGGCTTCACTTGCAGAGCCGCTACGATCTTGAAGTTGCTGAGGATCAGATCGGACTCCGCGTAATGAAAGAAGTGCGGAGGTCAAAGGCTGTTGCGTAG
- the recG gene encoding ATP-dependent DNA helicase RecG, with the protein MQTPSESSVPATFQEWLDRLARPIEFATKDACIHAGAVKNLSCFVSSQVQLALAQEGVPPVIETRLQFLRELFIDFQPGLPLAEQQRRLRAACSILTLLREAVREPRFGRAEPVEPSLPPERHERQDLWNLPIQFVKGVGPKRTSLLQRLGIATVEDALWTVPWRYEDRSVMTPIGNLVPGMVASICGTVAKCDAKKTKNRRLSVLEVGIEDETGRMQVVFFNQPYLEEVLAVGKRVMLSGRVIAGQQGWMVPRMDVAQYEVVGEAAESALHVGRIVPIYHETKGWTARQSRVLVKTLLDAHARDLRDPLPVTLRARQRLIPIQEAIHDVHFPKAGVDAQLLERGKTPAHRRLAFEELFLLQMALAARQRSVQEQPKGLTFNPRAPIVGKLSGLLPFKLTAAQDQVIREVFRDMASPRPMNRLVQGDVGSGKTVVALHAIVMACGSGYQAALMAPTEILAEQHYRNLKGTLEALGVNVALLRGSDKAAVKKAQAAQLVSGEVQVAIGTHALIQKGVGFKNLGLAVVDEQHKFGVLQRKSLIDKGYKPDVLVLTATPIPRTLAMTVYGDLDVSVIDMLPPGRRPVRTFLFSESQRRRAYQILKDELRNKRQAYVVYPLVEESEKSDLQAAIQGAEQLQNGEFAEFRVGLLHGRMKPAEKDSVMADFKAGKIHVLVATTVIEVGVDVPNATTMMIEHAERFGLAQLHQLRGRVGRGAEQSYCLLMATWLARSRPKLGRQPPGGEEPGSNARERLDALVQSNDGFVIAEEDLRIRGPGEFFGFRQWGMPEFRVANIVRDSDLLQQARQEAFALLKQDPHLSAPGHQGLKEAMLRKWEQKLELGSIS; encoded by the coding sequence ATGCAGACTCCCTCCGAGTCCAGCGTGCCAGCGACGTTTCAGGAATGGCTCGACCGCCTGGCCAGGCCGATTGAATTCGCGACCAAAGACGCCTGCATCCACGCCGGCGCGGTAAAAAATCTGAGCTGTTTCGTGTCGAGCCAGGTGCAGTTGGCCTTGGCGCAGGAGGGGGTTCCCCCCGTCATTGAAACCCGTCTGCAATTTCTTCGCGAATTATTCATCGACTTTCAGCCCGGGCTTCCGCTGGCCGAACAGCAGCGGCGTCTTCGTGCCGCCTGTTCCATCTTAACCTTGCTGCGCGAGGCGGTGCGCGAGCCTCGATTCGGCCGTGCGGAGCCGGTCGAGCCGAGTCTGCCACCTGAGCGTCATGAACGGCAGGATCTGTGGAATCTGCCCATCCAGTTTGTAAAGGGCGTGGGGCCGAAACGGACCAGCCTGCTCCAGCGGCTGGGGATCGCGACGGTGGAAGATGCGTTGTGGACCGTCCCCTGGCGCTATGAAGACCGGTCGGTGATGACGCCGATCGGCAACCTGGTGCCGGGCATGGTGGCCTCGATTTGTGGCACGGTCGCCAAGTGCGACGCCAAGAAAACCAAGAATCGCCGCCTGTCGGTGCTGGAAGTCGGCATCGAAGATGAGACGGGGCGGATGCAGGTGGTGTTTTTCAATCAGCCGTACCTGGAAGAAGTGCTGGCAGTGGGGAAGCGTGTCATGCTGAGCGGGCGGGTGATTGCGGGACAGCAGGGCTGGATGGTGCCGCGCATGGATGTGGCGCAGTATGAGGTCGTGGGCGAGGCTGCGGAATCGGCGCTTCATGTGGGCCGCATCGTGCCGATCTATCATGAGACCAAAGGCTGGACCGCCCGCCAGTCGCGGGTGCTGGTGAAGACCCTCCTGGATGCGCATGCGCGGGACTTGCGGGATCCTTTGCCAGTCACGCTGCGGGCCCGCCAGCGGCTCATTCCGATTCAAGAAGCCATCCACGATGTGCATTTCCCCAAAGCCGGAGTGGACGCGCAATTGTTGGAGCGGGGCAAGACGCCTGCGCACCGGCGCCTGGCCTTCGAAGAATTGTTTCTCTTGCAGATGGCCCTGGCGGCCAGGCAGCGGTCGGTGCAGGAACAGCCGAAAGGGCTGACGTTCAATCCCCGGGCGCCGATCGTCGGGAAGTTAAGCGGGTTATTGCCGTTTAAGCTGACAGCGGCCCAGGATCAGGTCATCCGCGAGGTCTTTCGTGACATGGCTTCGCCGCGGCCGATGAATCGGCTGGTGCAAGGCGATGTTGGTTCGGGGAAGACGGTCGTGGCGCTGCATGCCATCGTGATGGCCTGCGGGTCTGGTTACCAGGCGGCCCTTATGGCACCGACGGAAATTCTGGCCGAGCAGCACTACCGCAACCTCAAGGGCACGTTGGAAGCGCTAGGGGTGAACGTTGCCTTGCTGCGCGGGAGCGACAAGGCGGCGGTGAAGAAGGCCCAGGCGGCGCAGCTCGTCTCCGGTGAGGTGCAGGTGGCCATTGGGACGCATGCGTTAATTCAGAAGGGCGTGGGCTTCAAGAATCTGGGGCTGGCGGTGGTCGATGAACAACACAAGTTCGGGGTGCTGCAGCGGAAGTCGCTGATCGACAAGGGCTACAAGCCGGACGTGCTGGTGCTCACGGCGACGCCGATCCCGCGTACCTTGGCGATGACCGTCTATGGCGATCTGGATGTGTCCGTCATCGACATGCTGCCGCCGGGGCGCCGGCCGGTGCGGACCTTTCTCTTCAGCGAATCGCAGCGCCGCCGGGCCTATCAGATTCTGAAAGATGAACTGCGCAACAAGCGCCAGGCCTATGTCGTGTACCCGTTAGTGGAAGAGTCGGAGAAGAGCGATTTGCAGGCGGCGATTCAAGGGGCCGAGCAGTTGCAGAACGGCGAGTTCGCCGAGTTCAGAGTCGGGTTGTTGCATGGGCGCATGAAGCCTGCTGAGAAAGACTCGGTCATGGCCGATTTCAAGGCCGGGAAGATTCATGTGCTGGTGGCCACCACGGTGATTGAGGTCGGGGTGGATGTGCCGAACGCCACGACGATGATGATCGAGCATGCCGAGCGATTCGGATTGGCGCAGCTGCATCAATTGCGTGGACGGGTGGGGCGCGGGGCCGAGCAATCCTACTGTTTGCTTATGGCAACGTGGCTCGCACGGAGCCGTCCGAAACTCGGGCGCCAGCCGCCCGGTGGGGAGGAGCCTGGTTCCAACGCGCGGGAACGGCTGGATGCCCTGGTGCAATCGAACGACGGGTTTGTGATCGCGGAAGAAGATTTGCGCATCAGAGGGCCGGGGGAGTTCTTCGGATTCCGGCAATGGGGCATGCCCGAGTTTCGCGTGGCCAACATCGTGCGGGACAGCGATCTCTTGCAGCAGGCGAGGCAGGAGGCGTTCGCTCTGTTGAAGCAGGACCCGCACCTGAGCGCACCGGGGCATCAAGGCCTGAAAGAGGCGATGCTCAGAAAATGGGAGCAGAAATTGGAACTGGGGTCGATCAGCTAA
- a CDS encoding peptidase MA family metallohydrolase, with protein sequence MYRRNITPILIPLALCLGIFIAYQLFLKELWTTIPEAVSPAADSEPSPATPAASQTPAGPTDEELKEARTIDPAIVPDSPSSRLLEAIRDEIEKKNFALAERKLTELSPSLLSDETAVPYVAILWNNLGLEQERIDGTKVSVKAFKKAAILDRTNPVIQLNLAHAYWELRDPALDQTFLTTLIGLAPHEAFPHLAMADLLYEQDHLAEAATHLAQATERAGKDPRVQSYLATVTAKVRHTDAVESRMTARNSTHFMVKYDGGEDQGTWTTVLEILEDAYRDVGQRLNHFPAKPIVVVLHTKDTFQSATGSPAWADGLYDPVLGRIQIPTQGATTDTQWLTHVLRHEYVHALLHDRLEGQITSLPVWLNEGLAMQLAGDPWPDLDQAMPNGGSVIHLKYLEGGWGRLPHNAATLAYLEANSATHYLIDRFGMSRVGELLNAFKAKATVATALQEKLFLSYDQFHQQWLDTFLQKRG encoded by the coding sequence ATGTATCGCCGAAACATTACGCCCATTCTCATCCCCCTAGCCCTCTGCTTGGGGATCTTCATTGCCTATCAGCTCTTTTTGAAGGAGCTTTGGACCACCATCCCGGAGGCCGTCTCGCCTGCTGCTGACAGCGAGCCCTCCCCCGCGACACCGGCAGCCTCCCAAACCCCGGCCGGCCCGACCGATGAAGAACTCAAAGAGGCCAGAACGATCGACCCGGCCATCGTCCCGGACTCCCCCTCCAGCCGGCTGCTGGAAGCGATTCGCGACGAGATCGAGAAAAAGAACTTCGCCCTGGCAGAACGCAAACTGACCGAGCTGTCCCCTTCCCTGTTGTCCGACGAAACAGCCGTGCCCTATGTCGCCATCCTCTGGAACAACCTGGGCCTTGAACAGGAACGAATCGACGGCACGAAAGTCTCCGTCAAAGCCTTCAAGAAGGCCGCCATCTTGGACCGCACCAACCCGGTCATCCAACTGAATCTCGCCCACGCCTATTGGGAACTGCGCGACCCGGCTCTCGATCAGACCTTTCTCACCACGTTGATCGGTCTCGCTCCCCATGAAGCCTTTCCCCACCTCGCAATGGCCGATCTTCTCTACGAGCAGGATCACCTGGCCGAAGCCGCCACACATCTGGCTCAGGCGACGGAGCGGGCCGGGAAAGATCCCCGCGTGCAGTCCTACCTGGCCACGGTCACGGCCAAAGTGCGCCATACGGACGCAGTGGAATCACGCATGACGGCACGGAACAGCACCCATTTCATGGTCAAATACGATGGGGGAGAGGACCAAGGCACCTGGACGACCGTGCTGGAAATTCTGGAAGATGCCTATCGCGACGTCGGCCAGCGCTTGAACCACTTTCCGGCCAAACCCATCGTCGTCGTGCTCCACACCAAAGACACCTTCCAATCGGCCACCGGGAGTCCGGCCTGGGCCGATGGCCTCTACGATCCGGTCCTCGGCCGCATTCAGATTCCGACACAGGGCGCCACCACCGATACGCAGTGGCTGACGCATGTCCTCCGCCACGAATACGTGCACGCGCTCCTCCATGACCGTCTCGAAGGCCAGATCACATCGCTGCCCGTCTGGCTCAATGAAGGGCTGGCCATGCAACTGGCCGGCGATCCCTGGCCGGACCTCGACCAGGCCATGCCGAATGGCGGCTCCGTCATTCACTTGAAATATTTGGAAGGGGGCTGGGGGCGGTTACCGCACAACGCCGCGACGCTCGCGTACCTCGAGGCCAACTCCGCGACGCACTATTTGATTGACCGATTCGGCATGAGCCGTGTGGGCGAGCTCCTCAACGCGTTCAAAGCGAAGGCCACCGTCGCGACGGCCCTGCAAGAGAAACTCTTTCTCTCCTACGACCAATTCCACCAGCAATGGCTGGATACGTTTCTACAGAAACGCGGCTAG
- a CDS encoding HigA family addiction module antitoxin, whose protein sequence is MRLPKNPFHPGEMLLEEFLVPGKMTQTALAQKLGWTRARLNELIKGKRDITADSALDLARVLGTSAKLWMNLQATFDLDKAMRRRKIA, encoded by the coding sequence ATGAGACTTCCTAAAAACCCTTTTCACCCCGGCGAGATGTTGCTCGAAGAGTTTCTTGTTCCCGGAAAGATGACTCAAACCGCGCTGGCGCAAAAGCTTGGCTGGACGCGAGCACGTCTGAACGAGCTGATCAAAGGGAAACGCGACATCACGGCGGATTCCGCCCTGGATCTAGCGCGAGTTCTTGGCACTTCGGCCAAACTCTGGATGAACCTTCAGGCCACGTTCGATCTCGACAAGGCGATGCGCCGGAGAAAGATTGCCTGA
- a CDS encoding type II toxin-antitoxin system RelE/ParE family toxin, with the protein MIESFANRLAEDLFDDRRSKAVLRFPPDLIRTARRKLLYLHDASEVGDLRQPPGNRLEALKGEWKGFHSIRINDQWRMVFRWHDGNAYEVQVIDYH; encoded by the coding sequence GTGATTGAATCCTTTGCTAACAGACTTGCGGAAGACCTTTTCGATGATCGGCGATCGAAAGCCGTTCTACGATTCCCACCAGATTTGATACGAACGGCCCGTCGTAAGCTGCTCTATTTGCACGATGCTTCGGAGGTCGGCGACCTTCGTCAACCTCCGGGGAATCGATTGGAAGCGTTGAAAGGTGAATGGAAAGGCTTTCACTCCATTCGGATCAACGATCAATGGCGGATGGTTTTTCGTTGGCATGACGGCAATGCCTACGAGGTTCAAGTAATTGATTATCATTGA
- a CDS encoding helix-turn-helix transcriptional regulator — protein sequence MKKKTTKSSGNVFADLGFDPAEAVVLQMRSNLMSDLRLYIEKQKLTQAEAAKRLGIAQSRVSDLVRGKWDKFSLEMLITLEARLGRTVRVEFAA from the coding sequence ATGAAAAAGAAAACGACAAAGTCGAGCGGCAATGTCTTTGCGGACCTCGGGTTCGATCCGGCTGAGGCGGTCGTGCTCCAGATGCGCTCCAATTTGATGAGCGATCTTCGCCTCTACATCGAGAAGCAGAAACTCACCCAGGCGGAAGCGGCCAAGCGCTTGGGTATCGCACAGTCCCGCGTGTCCGATCTCGTGCGCGGCAAATGGGATAAGTTCAGCCTCGAAATGCTGATTACGCTCGAAGCCCGTCTGGGGCGTACTGTGCGGGTTGAATTTGCAGCCTAA